A DNA window from Actinokineospora baliensis contains the following coding sequences:
- a CDS encoding ABC transporter ATP-binding protein, whose protein sequence is MIEFQSVTKRYDDGTVAVDNLDLTIDDGRITVLVGPSGCGKTTSLRMINRMVEATSGTILLNGVDIRSQRPATLRRGIGYVIQNAGLFPHRTVLDNVATVPMLLGTKKSAARRRAEELLDTVGLPRELAGRYPAQLSGGQQQRVGVARALAADPPVLLMDEPFSAVDPVVRDDLQEELLRLQSELGKTIVFVTHDIDEAIKLGDKVAVLRVGGALAQYDTPATLLAKPVDDFVAGFVGRDRGYRALGFLSAHGVEIAELPTLALGEPARAVAGWTVVVDDKRRPLGWLSAKSTVEGEVRSTDLVEGGSLYVADSASAGSLRAALDSALSSPSGTGIAVDSEGALVGGVTAEAVLKVLDAARRSGGVPS, encoded by the coding sequence GTGATCGAGTTCCAATCCGTGACCAAGCGCTACGACGACGGCACGGTGGCGGTGGACAACCTCGACCTCACCATCGACGACGGCAGGATCACCGTCCTGGTCGGCCCGTCCGGCTGCGGCAAGACCACCTCGCTGCGCATGATCAACCGGATGGTCGAGGCCACCTCCGGCACGATCCTGCTCAACGGCGTCGACATCCGCTCGCAGCGCCCGGCCACCCTGCGCCGCGGCATCGGCTACGTCATCCAGAACGCGGGCCTGTTCCCGCACCGCACCGTCCTGGACAACGTCGCCACCGTCCCGATGTTGCTGGGCACCAAGAAGTCCGCCGCCCGCCGCCGCGCCGAGGAGCTGCTCGACACCGTCGGGTTGCCGCGCGAGCTGGCCGGGCGCTACCCCGCGCAGCTCTCCGGCGGCCAGCAGCAGCGGGTGGGGGTCGCCCGCGCGCTCGCCGCCGACCCGCCGGTGCTGCTGATGGACGAGCCGTTCAGCGCCGTCGACCCGGTGGTGCGCGACGACCTGCAGGAGGAGTTGCTGCGCCTGCAGTCCGAGCTCGGCAAGACGATCGTGTTCGTCACCCACGACATCGACGAGGCGATCAAGCTCGGCGACAAGGTGGCCGTGCTGCGCGTGGGCGGTGCGCTCGCCCAGTACGACACCCCGGCGACGCTGCTGGCCAAGCCGGTGGACGACTTCGTGGCCGGTTTCGTCGGCCGCGACCGCGGTTACCGCGCGCTGGGTTTCCTTTCCGCGCACGGCGTCGAGATCGCCGAGCTGCCCACCCTCGCGCTGGGCGAGCCCGCGCGGGCGGTGGCCGGGTGGACGGTTGTGGTGGACGACAAGCGAAGGCCGCTCGGCTGGCTGTCCGCGAAGTCCACTGTGGAAGGTGAGGTCCGCTCGACCGACCTCGTCGAGGGCGGTTCCCTCTACGTCGCCGACTCCGCGTCGGCAGGCTCGCTGCGCGCCGCGCTCGACTCCGCGCTCAGCTCCCCGTCCGGCACCGGGATCGCCGTCGACTCCGAGGGCGCGCTGGTCGGCGGGGTCACCGCGGA
- a CDS encoding bis-aminopropyl spermidine synthase family protein — MADSASSYLTALGVHARPLRTVLDLLCSGWHGLDELVRTTAVPRRTVQELISALGADAENEAGSWRVAPSRVDDYLALTAPRPDRPDGELTATYEAYLTDVPTPSRALDHVQADAATMLRRARWLDQTYDLAGARLLCVGDHDLTALAVCTLRPELSATVVDVDERLLEYVDRTARARGLDIRCRYADFRLALPPSVVGTADLVFTDPPYTPEGMRLFLARAIESLRDPEGRAIVAYGYSSRTPALGLKVQQEIQRLGLVFEAVLPAFNRYHGAQAVGSASDLYVLQQTSRSSRLAEAAVRDLLSGIYTHGPQSIEAAATPAEAIAELVRLTSATPTAPAWTDPVRANGPVAYDLTADPGSWLARVLLAGPPTVLGALVPNNHPDIVDQRSQQALSDLVRDKYTLTYHRSLATGRHAVVLASPVDTSSVRTTLLSRVHGKLANIWREALIADSKGTLTKREARDRVTTLLPTPDDADERLIDLPLHRIRAILAAAD; from the coding sequence GTGGCCGACTCCGCGTCCAGTTACCTCACCGCCCTGGGCGTGCACGCCCGTCCACTGCGCACCGTGCTCGACCTGCTCTGTTCGGGCTGGCACGGCCTCGACGAGCTGGTCAGGACCACCGCGGTGCCGAGGCGGACGGTGCAGGAGCTGATCTCCGCGCTCGGCGCGGACGCCGAAAACGAGGCGGGCTCATGGCGGGTGGCGCCGTCCAGGGTGGACGACTACCTGGCGTTGACCGCGCCCCGACCGGACCGCCCGGACGGGGAATTGACCGCCACGTACGAGGCGTATCTCACCGATGTGCCCACCCCCTCACGTGCCCTGGACCACGTCCAGGCCGACGCCGCGACCATGCTGCGGCGGGCCCGCTGGCTGGACCAGACCTACGACCTCGCGGGCGCCAGGCTGCTGTGCGTCGGCGACCACGACCTGACCGCGCTGGCGGTGTGCACGCTGCGCCCCGAGCTGTCGGCAACCGTGGTCGACGTCGACGAGCGGCTGCTGGAGTACGTCGACCGCACCGCGCGCGCCCGTGGTCTGGACATCCGCTGCCGCTACGCCGACTTCCGGCTCGCCCTGCCGCCGTCAGTGGTCGGCACAGCGGACCTGGTCTTCACCGATCCGCCGTACACCCCGGAAGGCATGCGGCTGTTCCTGGCCAGGGCCATCGAGTCCCTGCGCGACCCCGAGGGCCGCGCGATCGTGGCCTACGGGTACAGCTCGCGCACGCCCGCGCTGGGGTTGAAGGTCCAGCAGGAGATCCAGCGGCTGGGGCTGGTGTTCGAGGCCGTGCTGCCCGCGTTCAACCGCTACCACGGCGCCCAAGCCGTCGGCAGCGCGAGCGATTTGTACGTGCTGCAGCAGACTTCCCGCTCCTCGCGCCTGGCCGAAGCCGCCGTCCGCGACCTGCTGTCGGGCATCTACACCCACGGCCCGCAATCCATCGAAGCGGCCGCCACCCCCGCCGAAGCCATCGCCGAACTCGTCCGCCTCACCTCCGCCACCCCCACCGCCCCGGCGTGGACGGACCCGGTGCGCGCCAACGGCCCCGTCGCCTACGACCTGACCGCCGACCCCGGCTCCTGGCTGGCCCGAGTCCTCCTGGCCGGTCCCCCCACCGTCCTGGGCGCCCTGGTCCCCAACAACCACCCGGACATCGTCGACCAGCGCTCACAGCAGGCGTTGTCAGACCTGGTGCGCGACAAGTACACCCTGACCTACCACCGAAGCCTGGCCACCGGCCGCCACGCCGTGGTTCTAGCGTCCCCTGTGGACACATCGAGCGTCCGCACCACCCTCCTGTCGCGCGTCCACGGCAAACTGGCCAACATCTGGCGCGAAGCCCTGATCGCCGATTCCAAGGGCACCCTCACCAAACGCGAAGCCCGAGACCGCGTAACCACCCTCCTCCCCACCCCCGACGACGCCGACGAGCGCCTGATCGACCTACCCCTACACCGAATCCGAGCCATCCTCGCCGCAGCCGACTAA